A region from the Solibacillus sp. FSL H8-0523 genome encodes:
- a CDS encoding DUF4440 domain-containing protein, which translates to MTLKEQLLQLEEKLLQPEIRASKEELAKLLADEFFEFGSSGKVLYKDENISEMTLSEVRMQLTDFEIHPMSDEVVLTTYRIYNELTEQHSLRSSLWKLVDGHWKMHFHQGTKIVSI; encoded by the coding sequence ATGACTTTAAAAGAGCAATTACTTCAATTAGAAGAAAAACTATTACAGCCAGAAATCAGAGCATCCAAAGAGGAATTAGCGAAACTATTAGCAGACGAGTTTTTCGAATTTGGTAGCTCGGGGAAAGTCCTATACAAAGATGAAAACATTAGCGAAATGACGCTTAGTGAAGTCCGAATGCAATTAACTGACTTTGAAATTCATCCAATGTCTGATGAGGTCGTATTAACAACGTACCGTATTTACAACGAGCTGACTGAGCAGCATTCATTACGTAGCTCGCTATGGAAATTAGTAGATGGTCATTGGAAGATGCATTTTCATCAAGGGACAAAAATAGTATCGATATAG